The proteins below come from a single Limnohabitans sp. 2KL-27 genomic window:
- a CDS encoding Bug family tripartite tricarboxylate transporter substrate binding protein has translation MKTKLWLGSMLLLLSGLAQANEPVPLKVLVGFGAGGSADLAARLLAERLKDELGRPVVVENRVGAGGRIAAEALKNAAPNGTTIMLAPIVVPVLAPLVFKKLNYDVQKDLAPVAHIADFQFGVSVKADSPIRSIADLVPVVKKNPKTGSFGSPAPGSLPHFFGVMIGQKTGLDLTHVPYNGGAQLMTALIGDQVTLGIDTLVDQGEMHRAGKSRILATSGPQRNALFPDVPTLRESGFKDLVGVGWFALFAPGGMDSAQITTLNAAVNRALKNPAIKDRFTKMGLEIGGGTPQDLQTLISSETARWAPVVKASGFTAD, from the coding sequence ATGAAAACGAAACTCTGGTTGGGCAGCATGTTGCTGTTGTTGTCTGGGTTGGCGCAAGCCAACGAGCCGGTCCCCCTCAAAGTGTTGGTGGGTTTTGGTGCTGGCGGCTCTGCCGATCTGGCCGCACGTCTGTTGGCCGAACGCCTCAAGGACGAATTGGGCCGCCCTGTGGTGGTCGAAAACCGCGTGGGGGCAGGTGGCCGCATCGCCGCTGAAGCCTTGAAGAATGCTGCGCCCAACGGGACCACGATCATGCTGGCACCGATTGTGGTGCCGGTGCTGGCGCCGCTGGTGTTCAAGAAACTCAACTACGACGTGCAAAAAGACCTTGCACCTGTGGCGCACATTGCCGACTTCCAGTTTGGTGTGTCGGTCAAGGCCGACAGCCCGATTCGCAGCATTGCGGACTTGGTGCCCGTGGTCAAAAAGAATCCCAAAACCGGCTCATTTGGCTCACCTGCCCCAGGCAGTTTGCCGCATTTCTTTGGCGTGATGATTGGCCAGAAGACGGGGCTCGATCTGACCCATGTGCCCTACAACGGCGGTGCGCAATTGATGACGGCCCTCATCGGCGATCAAGTGACCTTGGGCATTGACACCTTGGTCGACCAGGGCGAGATGCACCGCGCAGGCAAAAGCCGCATCCTGGCCACCTCAGGCCCTCAGCGCAATGCCTTGTTTCCGGATGTGCCCACGCTGCGCGAGTCAGGCTTCAAGGATTTGGTCGGCGTGGGCTGGTTTGCCCTGTTCGCGCCGGGCGGCATGGATTCCGCGCAGATCACCACTTTGAATGCCGCTGTGAACCGCGCGTTGAAAAACCCGGCGATTAAAGATCGTTTCACCAAAATGGGCTTAGAAATCGGCGGCGGTACCCCGCAAGACCTTCAGACATTGATCAGCTCAGAAACCGCTCGCTGGGCACCGGTTGTGAAGGCCTCTGGTTTTACGGCGGACTGA
- the iaaH gene encoding indoleacetamide hydrolase has product MAQAKTKDALSELTATQVVRDISNGKLKAETYMAAMIARAKAVSSLNAMIYLNEDKAMAAARQVDADRTAGKKLGALAGLPIVVKDNINTKDMKTTGGTPSLRHFQPSKNAPSVQKLIDAGAIVLGKSNLHEWAFGITSTNFTLGTDQSGGAARPCKNPYDSTRIPGGSSGGTAAAIAARFAPAGLGTDTGGSTRVPASFCGVAGFRPSVGDGEGKGRRYPDTVNDALPISTTRDTVGPMARTVADLALLDAVIAGGDVPVAKSLKGLKIGIPATFWAGLDDSVKTVADDAKKKLAAAGVVFVDADLAGIMALNGEMSFPIALHEPVHAIPAYLSANNAPVKTVKEVADQLASPDVAGAFGAIQGPFSEAAFHDAYLGIMATKRPALQKLYKDYFATQGVECVLLPTTLLAAPKIDAANGSKNLSYTVGGVVQKDKDTFGTCIRNTDPCTNAGIPSVSIPAGLTAGGLPVGMQIDGPLGSDSNLLAIGMGIEAVWGSVKAPAI; this is encoded by the coding sequence GTCTGAATTGACCGCGACGCAAGTGGTTCGCGACATCAGCAATGGCAAGCTCAAGGCCGAAACCTATATGGCCGCCATGATTGCGCGTGCCAAGGCTGTCAGCAGCCTCAATGCCATGATTTACCTGAATGAAGACAAAGCCATGGCGGCGGCACGTCAGGTCGATGCGGACCGTACCGCCGGCAAAAAACTCGGTGCTTTGGCCGGTTTGCCGATTGTCGTCAAGGACAACATCAACACCAAGGACATGAAGACCACGGGGGGCACACCCTCGCTGCGCCATTTTCAGCCCAGCAAAAATGCACCCTCCGTTCAAAAGTTAATCGATGCTGGCGCCATTGTCCTGGGCAAATCCAATCTGCACGAATGGGCTTTTGGCATCACCAGTACCAACTTCACGCTGGGCACAGACCAATCTGGCGGCGCTGCACGCCCCTGCAAAAATCCCTATGACAGCACCCGCATTCCTGGCGGCTCGTCGGGGGGCACGGCTGCAGCCATTGCCGCAAGATTTGCACCGGCCGGTCTGGGCACAGACACGGGGGGGTCAACCCGCGTGCCAGCCTCCTTCTGTGGTGTGGCCGGTTTCCGTCCCTCGGTGGGCGATGGCGAAGGCAAAGGCCGCCGCTACCCCGACACCGTCAACGATGCCCTGCCCATCAGCACCACGCGCGACACGGTGGGACCCATGGCCCGCACAGTGGCCGACTTGGCCTTGTTGGATGCCGTGATTGCAGGCGGCGATGTGCCTGTGGCCAAATCGCTCAAAGGCCTCAAAATCGGCATTCCTGCCACCTTCTGGGCGGGCTTGGATGACAGCGTGAAGACGGTGGCCGATGACGCCAAGAAAAAGCTGGCGGCTGCCGGTGTGGTGTTTGTGGATGCCGATCTGGCGGGCATCATGGCACTCAATGGGGAGATGTCGTTTCCGATTGCCTTGCACGAGCCGGTGCACGCCATTCCGGCCTATTTGTCGGCCAATAACGCGCCTGTCAAAACCGTCAAGGAAGTGGCGGATCAACTTGCCAGCCCGGATGTGGCGGGTGCCTTTGGCGCCATTCAAGGCCCCTTCAGTGAAGCCGCTTTCCACGATGCGTATTTGGGCATCATGGCCACCAAGCGTCCAGCCTTGCAAAAACTCTACAAAGACTATTTCGCCACGCAAGGTGTGGAGTGCGTGTTGTTACCAACAACCCTCTTGGCCGCGCCCAAGATCGACGCCGCCAATGGCTCCAAAAACCTCAGCTACACCGTCGGCGGTGTGGTGCAAAAAGACAAAGACACCTTTGGCACTTGCATCCGCAACACCGACCCCTGCACCAATGCTGGCATTCCCAGCGTGTCGATTCCGGCAGGTTTGACGGCAGGCGGTTTGCCCGTGGGCATGCAAATCGACGGCCCCTTGGGCTCGGACAGCAATCTGCTGGCCATTGGCATGGGCATCGAGGCGGTTTGGGGGTCGGTCAAAGCACCGGCAATCTGA